The proteins below are encoded in one region of Helianthus annuus cultivar XRQ/B chromosome 2, HanXRQr2.0-SUNRISE, whole genome shotgun sequence:
- the LOC110927250 gene encoding uncharacterized protein LOC110927250 gives MVCIRNDLNVHTQELKFGSNDLFKESVNLRIDETDPVYRSRFKAFNEQSDVADNEFAITLRKEESLNRDNCTWLSLTGASSPSSCCKDYGLSGYMDLKIDAWFISLLSKQSSRSDTLLNTKITFFDGSRVNPIEEASFVLDQSEKPDEKIVFEENLEEEEVVLWLKNESECCSQTLDSRSKSKSKSKSKSKFAYFTDSSDQQSLFSSSSSSDHSSEVMDLEEISTDKPLFWPLNSASDWCSETKWDYFIMSPRKDIYKLGMSPKTTYNREPNSKQGCNRRLVFGTDSKSSSNMIKSANVVATEQEVDRLTKPSVSTHKIVLEDLLLVDKLNAEGVIEQVLGLGEFDGHEGIEDEFDEDDFSLRF, from the coding sequence ATGGTATGCATTAGGAACGACTTAAACGTTCACACGCAAGAACTTAAATTCGGATCAAATGACTTGTTTAAAGAGTCAGTCAATCTCCGAATCGATGAAACCGATCCTGTTTATAGATCCAGATTCAAGGCTTTCAATGAACAAAGTGACGTTGCAGATAACGAATTCGCTATTACTTTGAGGAAAGAAGAATCACTTAATCGTGATAACTGCACGTGGTTATCGCTAACTGGCGCATCGTCCCCATCGTCGTGCTGTAAAGATTACGGTCTATCCGGTTACATGGATCTTAAAATAGACGCCTGGTTCATTTCGTTATTATCGAAACAATCATCGAGATCCGATACACTTTTGAACACGAAAATCACATTCTTTGACGGTTCTAGAGTAAACCCGATCGAAGAAGCATCTTTTGTTCTCGATCAAAGCGAAAAACCGGATGAAAAAATTGTTTTTGAGGAGAATTTGGAGGAAGAAGAAGTTGTTTTGTGGCTAAAGAATGAGTCAGAATGTTGTAGTCAAACTTTGGATAGcaggtcaaagtcaaagtcaaagtcaaagtcaaagtcaaagtttgcATATTTTACAGACAGCAGTGATCAACAGTCTTTgttttcttcatcttctagctCTGATCACTCATCAGAAGTCATGGATTTGGAAGAAATTAGTACGGATAAACCGCTTTTTTGGCCGCTTAATTCAGCGTCCGATTGGTGTTCCGAGACTAAATGGGATTACTTCATTATGTCGCCGCGTAAAGATATATACAAACTCGGTATGTCACCAAAAACTACTTATAATCGAGAACCAAATTCAAAACAAGGCTGCAACAGAAGACTCGTGTTTGGAACAGACTCAAAATCATCGTCAAACATGATAAAAAGCGCGAATGTAGTAGCGACGGAGCAAGaagttgaccgtttgaccaaaccGTCGGTGAGCACGCATAAGATAGTGTTGGAAGATCTTTTGTTAGTAGATAAGTTGAATGCAGAAGGTGTGATTGAGCAAGTATTAGGACTTGGTGAATTTGATGGACATGAGGGTATTGAAGATGAGTTCGACGAAGATGATTTTTCTCTACGGTTTTGA